In a single window of the Streptomyces sp. NBC_00353 genome:
- a CDS encoding DUF4032 domain-containing protein: MALQFSATNPEHPALLLELPWHLPLEEWPEKHLVTLPRGISRHVVRYARAGSDVVAVKELAERPAVREYELLRTLARLGIPAVDPLAVVTGRTGTDGEPLEPVLITRHLNGSLPYRSMFETTMRPTTVHRLMDALAVLLVRLHLAGFAWGDCSLSNTLFRRDAGAYAAYLVDAETGEVHNQLSTGQREYDIDLARVNISGEMLDLEASGALHPSVDPIAFGAEICQRYEELWSELTRTSVYPAGKYHYIERRMRRLNDLGFDVAEMQIANSPNGETITFVPKVVDAGHHQRQLLRLTGLDAEENQARRLLNDLESWMATQEDYAPGDPLGARAEVLAHRWVREVFRPTVRAVPQELRSTMDPAELYHELLEHRWYMSERAQLDIGLAAAVADYTTSVLRRPGTEVPSASDSP; this comes from the coding sequence ATGGCTTTGCAGTTCAGCGCCACCAATCCCGAACACCCCGCGTTGCTTCTCGAGCTGCCCTGGCACCTGCCGCTGGAGGAGTGGCCGGAGAAGCACCTGGTGACGCTGCCGCGCGGCATCTCCCGCCACGTCGTGCGCTATGCACGAGCGGGGTCCGACGTGGTGGCCGTCAAGGAGCTCGCCGAACGGCCGGCGGTACGCGAATACGAGCTGTTGCGCACCCTGGCCCGGCTCGGGATACCCGCGGTGGACCCACTCGCGGTGGTTACCGGGCGCACCGGCACCGACGGGGAACCGCTGGAGCCGGTGCTGATCACTCGTCATCTCAACGGATCCCTGCCCTACCGCTCGATGTTCGAGACGACGATGCGCCCGACCACGGTGCACCGGCTCATGGACGCACTCGCCGTACTGCTGGTCCGGCTGCACCTGGCGGGGTTCGCCTGGGGCGACTGCTCCCTGTCCAACACACTCTTCCGCCGGGACGCCGGCGCCTATGCCGCCTACCTTGTGGACGCGGAGACCGGCGAGGTGCACAACCAACTCAGCACAGGACAGCGTGAATACGACATCGATCTGGCCCGGGTGAACATCAGCGGGGAGATGCTGGACCTGGAGGCCTCGGGTGCTCTCCATCCCTCGGTGGATCCGATCGCTTTCGGCGCCGAGATCTGCCAGCGGTACGAGGAGCTGTGGAGTGAGCTGACTCGTACTTCGGTCTATCCGGCCGGCAAGTATCACTACATCGAACGTCGCATGCGTCGGCTCAACGACCTCGGCTTCGACGTCGCCGAGATGCAGATCGCCAACTCCCCGAACGGCGAAACCATCACGTTCGTCCCCAAGGTTGTCGACGCAGGCCATCACCAACGCCAGCTGCTGCGCCTCACCGGGCTCGACGCCGAGGAGAACCAGGCCCGGCGACTCCTCAACGACCTTGAGAGCTGGATGGCGACACAGGAGGACTACGCGCCCGGCGACCCGCTCGGCGCCCGTGCGGAGGTGCTTGCCCACCGCTGGGTCCGCGAGGTGTTCAGGCCCACGGTACGTGCGGTTCCGCAGGAACTCCGGAGCACCATGGATCCGGCCGAGCTCTATCACGAGCTGCTGGAACACCGGTGGTACATGTCCGAGCGCGCACAGCTGGACATCGGTCTGGCAGCGGCCGTGGCGGACTACACCACCAGCGTTCTTCGTCGTCCCGGGACGGAAGTGCCGTCGGCGAGCGATTCCCCGTGA
- a CDS encoding cation-translocating P-type ATPase: MLLRLLTGLPAVALQSALAVPVQATRRIATPTADAARMAADLVNAGARGAVDGAAAVSATALRVGRAARNAITPQVGYWRAGSRMHLALQHHPDAPVRTVERLEAAARKVAVELAEHPDVLIAYWDGGLGRLVVQTTEDAVSEQVADTVSELAAEHGLVHVGDQVLEHVHPGAAGSVRANAVALACDAAGIGVALAGRAAFLKRAPEAMVAAVVVLREDSRVRAVLSRALGPDASDLVLAAAHAAVCGIGQSPSPLLLDAALRSAQLVESLAQLATFDAVHDTLCAPDRLTVADTDVVRPPLRPSPGEEYAAAAVNGMLGGAATKLLFTRSIDEAAETVLAGSPKAARYGPAAFTAALGSALAREDVLVRDPERLRQLELVDTVVLHPAALRSTRRTVLEVHPSMAGWDHHRLWQEATAAVSAPEDATTPSEVPCIGLRPVPDETALDAGLMVASVRGRDVGTVLVGWEVDPMAEAALDAARRAGLHVVVVDDCSLGEFGTLADQLASAEIPLAEVVAALQNEGRTVLTVARVPHDRAAAERELTSAAHDVLAGLLRSDIAVAVTDERSAVVWGADLLPLRGLEGVWRLLSAVPAARAVSRRAKFCAEAGATLSELLVLTQGARSQRVPFPLEVRLSPVNIAAAAALVMGWCAALGVAAGTTPHPTPRVPWHALQPEQVMARLAKASRAAPTAVTVVRTRAGDLAGAAATHPALAPARVSARLAGAVWAELDDPFTPVLVVGATAQALLGSAVDAFLVIAAVAVNALVGGVQRLRAERALSALVTGQRQNARRLAHPSAEEASVVEASRLAPGDVIELRTNDVVPADARLLEVSGFEVDESSLTGESLPTRKQVAAVPQAPVADRRCMVFEGTTVVAGHARAVVVATGDQTEAGRAASLAARVPTSAGVQARLHRLTRRVLPLTLAGGAAVAGLSLLRGRPVRTALQGGLAVAVAAVPEGMPLVATVAQMAAARRLSKLGVLVRTPRSLEALGRVDTMCFDKTGTLTENRLRVVRLITGTGAEQPADTPESKQILRIAARACPRVAEQPGAHAHATDEAVLVAAPPETGWTTVKAQPFEASRGYAAATGRDADGSNLLVVKGAPEVVLPCCPDTDTAAVEEALSLAGQGLRLLAVAQRRLATDDEAREALDKPLELLDLIGFVALADTPRPSSAPLVAGLGEVGVRPVMLTGDHPQTARSVAIALGWPADVTVVTGNELASLDRAGRGRLLRDCGVVARVAPEQKLQVVEALREAGCVVGMVGDGANDAAAIRAADVGVGIAARGSAAARNAADLVITNDELSVLIDAIGEGRALWRSVADAISILLGGNAGEVGFSVLGTLLSGTSPLSTRQLLLVNLLTDMFPAMAVAVTPHDPEPAGEPTAADTVPVGVAVLGQPLTRQIRQRGLITGIGAATAWLIGTLTPGTARRTSTMALCGVVGAQLTQTVVGRRHSPLVLATVLGTAAVLIALVQTPVVSHFFGCTPLGPLAWTGVAVAVGTASLGPRVLPQAEQMLADLTSRLRPVVRFVH; encoded by the coding sequence ATGCTGCTCCGCTTGCTGACCGGGCTGCCCGCCGTGGCCCTCCAGAGCGCCTTGGCTGTGCCGGTCCAGGCCACCCGTCGGATCGCCACGCCGACCGCAGATGCGGCGCGGATGGCCGCTGATCTCGTGAATGCCGGTGCGCGCGGCGCGGTGGACGGGGCGGCGGCGGTGTCGGCGACCGCGCTGCGGGTCGGCAGGGCCGCCCGCAACGCGATCACTCCTCAGGTCGGATACTGGCGCGCCGGTTCACGGATGCACCTCGCACTGCAGCACCACCCGGACGCGCCCGTTCGAACCGTGGAACGGCTCGAGGCCGCTGCCAGAAAAGTGGCTGTCGAGCTGGCCGAGCACCCTGACGTGCTGATCGCCTACTGGGACGGCGGCCTGGGGCGGCTGGTCGTGCAGACGACCGAGGACGCGGTCAGCGAGCAGGTGGCGGACACGGTGTCCGAACTGGCCGCCGAACACGGGCTTGTGCACGTCGGCGATCAGGTGCTGGAACACGTGCACCCGGGTGCCGCTGGGAGCGTGCGCGCCAACGCGGTCGCCCTGGCGTGCGACGCGGCGGGCATCGGCGTAGCACTCGCGGGACGGGCAGCCTTTCTGAAGCGCGCCCCGGAGGCCATGGTGGCCGCGGTCGTCGTGCTGCGTGAGGACTCGCGGGTACGCGCGGTGCTGAGTCGTGCACTGGGCCCGGACGCATCCGATCTGGTGCTGGCCGCGGCCCATGCGGCCGTCTGCGGGATCGGGCAGTCGCCGAGTCCGCTGCTGCTCGACGCGGCACTGCGGAGTGCCCAGTTGGTGGAATCCCTGGCTCAGCTCGCGACGTTCGACGCCGTACACGACACGCTGTGCGCCCCGGATCGGCTGACTGTGGCCGACACCGACGTCGTACGTCCGCCGCTGCGTCCGAGCCCGGGTGAGGAATATGCCGCTGCTGCGGTCAACGGGATGCTGGGCGGCGCCGCCACCAAGCTCCTGTTCACCCGCAGCATCGACGAGGCGGCCGAGACCGTACTGGCCGGTTCCCCCAAGGCCGCACGTTACGGACCGGCGGCCTTCACCGCGGCTCTCGGCAGTGCCCTGGCACGCGAGGACGTGCTGGTCCGCGACCCCGAGCGGCTGCGCCAACTGGAGCTCGTGGACACCGTGGTCCTGCATCCCGCAGCACTGCGCAGCACTCGACGCACCGTGCTCGAAGTCCACCCCAGCATGGCCGGCTGGGATCACCACCGGTTGTGGCAGGAAGCCACCGCGGCCGTGAGCGCGCCCGAGGACGCGACAACGCCGTCCGAGGTACCGTGCATCGGTCTTCGCCCGGTGCCTGATGAGACGGCGCTGGACGCGGGACTGATGGTCGCGTCGGTGCGCGGCAGGGACGTCGGCACCGTTCTGGTCGGCTGGGAGGTCGACCCCATGGCCGAAGCCGCGCTGGACGCAGCGCGCCGAGCCGGTCTGCACGTCGTGGTGGTGGACGACTGCTCGCTGGGCGAGTTCGGGACCCTGGCCGACCAACTCGCCTCTGCCGAGATCCCGTTGGCCGAGGTGGTGGCTGCCCTGCAGAACGAGGGCCGAACGGTTCTCACGGTGGCGCGCGTCCCGCACGACCGGGCGGCAGCCGAACGGGAGCTGACTTCCGCCGCCCACGACGTGCTCGCTGGACTGCTCCGCAGTGACATCGCCGTCGCCGTCACCGACGAGCGCAGCGCTGTCGTCTGGGGCGCCGACCTTCTGCCTCTGCGCGGACTCGAGGGTGTATGGCGGCTGCTGTCAGCCGTACCCGCAGCGCGGGCGGTCAGCCGGCGTGCCAAGTTCTGCGCCGAGGCGGGTGCCACGCTCTCCGAGCTCCTGGTACTCACGCAGGGGGCTCGGTCGCAGCGGGTTCCCTTCCCCCTCGAAGTGCGGCTCAGCCCCGTCAATATCGCCGCTGCCGCGGCCCTGGTCATGGGTTGGTGCGCCGCACTCGGTGTAGCCGCCGGTACGACTCCCCACCCCACTCCGCGAGTGCCCTGGCACGCGCTGCAGCCCGAGCAGGTCATGGCCCGGCTGGCGAAGGCCTCGCGTGCCGCGCCCACCGCCGTGACGGTGGTACGGACCCGGGCCGGCGACCTCGCGGGCGCCGCTGCCACGCACCCGGCCCTCGCGCCCGCACGGGTGAGCGCACGTCTGGCCGGCGCCGTGTGGGCCGAACTGGACGACCCGTTCACCCCGGTCCTGGTGGTCGGTGCCACCGCGCAGGCACTGCTGGGCTCCGCGGTGGACGCGTTCCTGGTCATCGCCGCCGTGGCGGTGAACGCCTTGGTCGGCGGGGTCCAGCGATTGCGCGCGGAGCGTGCACTGTCCGCACTCGTGACCGGGCAGCGGCAAAACGCCCGGCGACTCGCTCACCCGTCAGCAGAGGAAGCATCCGTCGTCGAGGCCTCGCGGCTGGCGCCCGGCGACGTGATCGAGCTGCGCACCAACGATGTGGTGCCGGCCGACGCGCGGCTGCTGGAGGTCAGTGGCTTCGAGGTGGACGAGTCCTCGCTGACGGGCGAGTCACTGCCCACCCGCAAACAAGTGGCCGCCGTACCACAGGCGCCCGTCGCCGACCGCAGATGCATGGTGTTCGAAGGCACCACGGTGGTGGCCGGCCACGCCCGGGCGGTGGTGGTGGCCACGGGCGACCAGACCGAAGCCGGCCGCGCGGCGTCCCTCGCCGCCCGGGTCCCCACCTCGGCGGGGGTTCAGGCACGACTGCACCGGCTGACCCGCCGGGTGCTGCCCCTCACCCTCGCCGGCGGCGCCGCGGTGGCCGGCCTGTCCCTGCTGCGCGGCCGCCCGGTGCGCACAGCCCTCCAGGGTGGACTGGCAGTCGCAGTGGCCGCCGTGCCCGAGGGAATGCCTCTGGTCGCGACCGTGGCGCAGATGGCCGCGGCACGGCGGCTGAGCAAGCTTGGCGTCCTGGTACGCACACCACGCAGCCTGGAGGCACTCGGACGCGTGGACACCATGTGCTTCGACAAGACCGGGACCCTCACCGAGAACCGGTTGCGGGTCGTCCGCCTGATCACCGGCACAGGCGCCGAGCAGCCGGCCGACACCCCTGAGTCGAAACAGATCCTCCGCATTGCCGCCCGGGCCTGCCCCCGCGTCGCCGAGCAGCCGGGCGCCCACGCGCATGCCACCGACGAGGCGGTCCTGGTGGCGGCCCCGCCCGAGACAGGGTGGACCACCGTAAAGGCCCAGCCCTTCGAGGCGAGCCGGGGATATGCCGCCGCCACCGGAAGAGACGCGGACGGTTCGAACTTGCTGGTCGTCAAGGGCGCGCCGGAAGTTGTGCTGCCCTGCTGCCCGGATACGGATACGGCAGCCGTCGAAGAGGCTCTCTCCCTCGCCGGCCAGGGCCTGCGGCTCCTGGCCGTCGCCCAGCGCCGTCTCGCGACGGACGACGAGGCGAGGGAGGCGCTGGACAAGCCCCTCGAACTGCTGGATCTCATCGGGTTCGTGGCACTGGCCGACACCCCCCGCCCCAGCTCCGCCCCGCTCGTGGCCGGTCTCGGAGAGGTCGGCGTGCGCCCCGTCATGCTCACCGGCGACCACCCGCAGACCGCCCGCTCCGTGGCCATCGCTCTGGGCTGGCCCGCGGATGTCACGGTCGTCACCGGCAACGAGTTGGCTTCACTGGACCGGGCGGGACGGGGCCGCCTGCTCCGGGACTGCGGCGTAGTGGCCCGCGTCGCACCCGAGCAGAAGCTCCAGGTCGTCGAGGCACTCCGGGAGGCGGGTTGCGTCGTGGGCATGGTGGGGGACGGCGCCAACGACGCCGCCGCAATCCGCGCCGCCGATGTCGGGGTCGGTATCGCCGCACGTGGATCGGCAGCCGCACGCAACGCCGCAGACCTCGTGATCACCAACGACGAACTGTCGGTCCTCATCGACGCCATCGGCGAAGGACGAGCCCTTTGGCGCAGCGTGGCCGACGCGATCAGCATCCTGCTCGGCGGGAACGCCGGCGAGGTCGGCTTCTCCGTACTGGGCACACTGCTGTCCGGCACGTCGCCGCTGTCGACACGTCAGCTGTTGCTGGTCAACCTGCTCACCGACATGTTCCCGGCGATGGCGGTCGCGGTCACCCCCCACGACCCGGAACCCGCCGGTGAGCCCACCGCAGCCGATACCGTACCCGTGGGCGTCGCCGTCCTCGGGCAACCGCTGACACGTCAGATCCGCCAACGTGGCCTGATCACCGGTATCGGCGCGGCCACCGCGTGGCTCATCGGTACCCTCACCCCCGGCACGGCACGACGCACCAGCACGATGGCCCTGTGCGGTGTGGTCGGCGCCCAACTCACGCAGACCGTCGTCGGACGCCGCCACAGCCCGTTGGTCCTGGCCACGGTCCTCGGCACCGCCGCTGTGCTCATCGCCCTCGTCCAGACACCTGTCGTCAGCCACTTCTTCGGGTGCACGCCGCTGGGCCCACTGGCCTGGACCGGAGTGGCCGTCGCCGTCGGCACCGCCTCCCTCGGTCCCCGCGTACTGCCACAGGCCGAACAGATGCTGGCCGACCTCACCTCACGACTGCGTCCCGTGGTCCGGTTCGTCCACTGA
- a CDS encoding Cmx/CmrA family chloramphenicol efflux MFS transporter has product MLAGLVPGIAHDMSVSVAAAASLTSAYAIGMIVGAPAMAALSARWPRRRALAGFLAAFIVVHVIGAITASFPVLFGTRIVAAIVNAGFLAVAMSVATTLAAPAKQTRATAILLSGVTLSCVAGVPTGAMLGDRSGWRSAFWAVAALCLPALALVFRSAPASPARHHDVSIRQEARELRLRPVQLALTLATLVNGATFATFAYLAVIATDVAHLPDGAVPGLLAAFGTGAFVGVVAAGRIGDGQLRRGLILALCALPAGWAVLAATSTRPAPLFIVTIIQGGLSFGIGSTFVNRVMFVASRAPSLNGSFATVALNAGAFLGPLLAGIATAATHDYRDVAWVSAVLAATAVVVIVASRRRAVHADVREAR; this is encoded by the coding sequence ATGTTGGCCGGGCTCGTACCGGGCATCGCCCACGACATGTCCGTGTCGGTGGCGGCCGCCGCGAGCCTGACCTCCGCGTACGCCATCGGGATGATCGTGGGTGCGCCGGCCATGGCTGCACTGAGCGCCCGATGGCCACGGCGTCGAGCGCTGGCGGGCTTCCTGGCTGCGTTCATCGTGGTGCACGTGATCGGCGCGATCACGGCGAGCTTCCCAGTGCTGTTCGGAACACGCATCGTCGCCGCCATCGTCAATGCCGGTTTCCTCGCGGTCGCGATGTCCGTCGCGACCACCCTGGCAGCTCCGGCGAAGCAAACCAGAGCTACCGCAATCCTGCTGTCCGGGGTGACGCTGTCGTGCGTTGCCGGTGTGCCCACAGGCGCGATGCTCGGCGATCGGTCCGGCTGGCGATCAGCGTTCTGGGCGGTCGCCGCCCTGTGCCTGCCCGCACTGGCGCTCGTGTTCCGGTCGGCGCCCGCCTCCCCGGCCCGTCACCACGACGTCTCGATCAGGCAGGAAGCGCGGGAACTGAGGTTGCGACCCGTGCAGCTGGCACTGACTCTCGCAACTCTGGTCAACGGGGCAACCTTCGCGACATTCGCCTACCTCGCCGTCATCGCAACAGACGTCGCTCACCTGCCTGACGGCGCGGTTCCCGGGCTGCTCGCGGCGTTCGGTACGGGCGCGTTCGTCGGGGTCGTCGCAGCCGGCCGTATCGGCGATGGACAGCTGCGGCGCGGACTGATCCTCGCCCTGTGCGCCCTGCCTGCCGGATGGGCGGTGCTGGCCGCGACCAGCACCCGGCCAGCCCCGTTGTTCATCGTGACGATCATCCAGGGCGGGCTGTCGTTCGGCATCGGATCGACATTCGTCAACCGCGTCATGTTCGTCGCGTCCCGCGCCCCGTCACTGAACGGGTCGTTCGCCACGGTCGCACTGAACGCCGGTGCGTTCCTGGGACCGCTGCTCGCCGGCATCGCGACCGCAGCAACGCACGACTACCGAGACGTCGCGTGGGTCAGCGCCGTACTGGCCGCGACGGCGGTCGTCGTCATCGTCGCCTCCCGAAGGCGAGCCGTGCACGCAGACGTGAGGGAAGCCCGGTGA
- a CDS encoding SSI family serine proteinase inhibitor, producing the protein MRYNIGKLSIIATASALIMTGMGAVGVAQAQPVQSTSLYAPSALVLSVGKSNGAAVTVQRAVTLSCAPRPSGTHPSPTAACADLLAVDGEFTQLTTPPQRSCTREWDPVVINANGVWQGRSVSWSATFSNACEMQASLTEGSVFGF; encoded by the coding sequence GTGCGCTACAACATTGGCAAATTGAGCATAATCGCTACGGCATCTGCACTGATCATGACGGGCATGGGCGCCGTGGGTGTCGCGCAGGCCCAGCCCGTGCAGTCGACCAGCCTCTACGCCCCGTCAGCCCTCGTGCTGTCGGTCGGCAAGAGCAACGGCGCCGCTGTCACCGTCCAGCGGGCCGTCACCCTCAGCTGCGCCCCGCGCCCCAGCGGCACTCACCCCTCGCCCACTGCGGCGTGTGCGGATCTGCTCGCGGTCGACGGGGAGTTCACCCAGCTGACCACGCCGCCTCAGCGAAGCTGCACGCGTGAGTGGGATCCCGTCGTCATCAACGCGAACGGTGTGTGGCAGGGCCGGAGCGTCTCCTGGTCGGCCACCTTCAGCAACGCCTGCGAGATGCAGGCGAGCCTGACCGAGGGATCGGTCTTCGGCTTCTGA
- a CDS encoding isochorismatase family protein, with protein MTTLENRPNTALVVVDVQNGVVEGAHERDAVVANVGHLIEKARREGTPVVWVQHSDEQLVRGSDDWRIVPELTPGDAEPLVEKNYGDSFEDTTLETVLSGLGAGRLVVVGAQTDACIRSTLHGAFVRGYDVTLVSDAHTTENQTAWGAPPPDQVIAHTNLYWTYQAAPGRTAGTVETKNVDLGGTS; from the coding sequence ATGACCACACTCGAGAATCGGCCGAACACCGCACTCGTCGTCGTCGACGTGCAGAACGGCGTCGTCGAGGGGGCTCACGAGCGCGACGCGGTCGTCGCGAACGTCGGCCACCTCATTGAGAAGGCACGGCGGGAAGGGACACCCGTTGTCTGGGTCCAGCACTCCGACGAGCAGCTTGTGAGGGGGAGCGACGACTGGCGGATCGTCCCCGAGCTGACTCCGGGCGACGCCGAGCCGCTCGTCGAGAAGAACTACGGCGACTCCTTCGAGGACACCACCCTCGAGACCGTCCTGTCGGGCCTCGGGGCCGGGCGCCTCGTCGTCGTCGGCGCGCAGACCGATGCGTGCATTCGCTCGACGCTCCACGGCGCATTCGTCAGGGGGTACGACGTCACCCTGGTCAGCGACGCCCACACGACGGAGAACCAGACGGCATGGGGAGCACCGCCGCCGGACCAGGTCATCGCGCACACGAACCTGTACTGGACCTACCAGGCGGCGCCGGGGCGGACTGCCGGGACGGTCGAGACCAAGAATGTCGACCTCGGCGGCACGTCCTGA
- a CDS encoding class I SAM-dependent methyltransferase, which produces MHDRKRLSASAAFDALGAEYERAFAESAAHHASLQRLLELLAPHSRVLDVGSGTGRPTAHILAEAGHEVLGVDVSPVMVELARRQVPDASFECADIRHVTLENSSFDAACVYFSLLQMSRNDQSELVRRLGQVVTRGGLLMIATVPLDVEGVDVEFMGQDVQVTSFAAAAFTELVIEAGFSLLWEENTLFTPSYPGGVPEPQLFLLGRRT; this is translated from the coding sequence ATGCATGATCGTAAGCGTCTTTCGGCCTCAGCGGCTTTCGACGCGCTGGGAGCCGAGTACGAGCGGGCTTTTGCCGAGTCGGCAGCCCACCATGCTTCGCTGCAGCGCCTGTTGGAACTGCTCGCGCCGCACAGCCGGGTATTGGACGTCGGCAGCGGGACAGGACGGCCGACCGCGCACATCCTGGCCGAGGCCGGCCACGAGGTGCTGGGTGTCGATGTCTCGCCCGTCATGGTGGAACTCGCGCGACGACAGGTGCCCGACGCCTCGTTCGAGTGTGCCGACATCCGCCATGTCACCCTGGAGAACAGCAGTTTCGACGCGGCGTGTGTCTACTTCTCCCTCTTGCAGATGTCACGCAACGACCAGTCCGAGCTCGTCCGGCGGCTCGGGCAGGTGGTGACCCGCGGCGGCCTACTGATGATTGCGACCGTACCGCTGGACGTGGAGGGCGTCGACGTCGAGTTCATGGGCCAGGACGTACAGGTGACCAGCTTCGCTGCTGCAGCATTCACCGAGTTGGTGATCGAAGCGGGATTCTCACTCCTGTGGGAGGAGAACACCCTGTTCACCCCGTCGTACCCCGGCGGGGTGCCCGAGCCTCAACTGTTCCTGCTCGGCCGACGGACCTGA
- a CDS encoding DedA family protein produces the protein MNAITDWLGGLSGPLVYAVVGALVFAEDALFFGFVLPGETAVVLGGVLANQGQVSVYWLALTVVLAAVAGDTVGYMIGHHFGPRILTTRPPRHHEQRIEKAQDFIRRRGPEAVFLGRFIAFFRAMMPALAGISRMHYRRFLLFNALGGLVWGVGFTLLGYFAGSAYQRVEAVAGRVVTLAVAVIVMGGLIAWHVRRRRQAVGPGPQDRND, from the coding sequence ATGAACGCGATCACCGACTGGCTCGGCGGTCTGTCCGGCCCACTGGTCTACGCGGTTGTCGGCGCCCTCGTGTTCGCGGAAGACGCGCTGTTCTTCGGCTTCGTCCTGCCCGGTGAGACAGCCGTCGTCCTGGGTGGCGTACTCGCCAACCAGGGACAGGTCTCGGTCTATTGGCTCGCGCTGACGGTCGTACTTGCCGCCGTCGCCGGAGACACCGTGGGCTACATGATCGGCCACCACTTCGGCCCAAGGATCTTGACGACACGACCGCCGCGTCACCACGAGCAACGCATCGAGAAGGCACAGGACTTCATTCGTCGCCGGGGCCCAGAAGCAGTCTTCCTGGGCCGCTTCATCGCCTTCTTCCGCGCCATGATGCCCGCGCTCGCCGGCATCTCCCGCATGCACTACCGCCGCTTCCTCCTCTTCAACGCCCTCGGCGGCCTGGTCTGGGGAGTCGGCTTCACCCTGCTCGGCTACTTCGCAGGCTCCGCCTACCAGCGAGTCGAGGCGGTCGCCGGGCGCGTCGTCACGCTTGCTGTCGCGGTGATTGTGATGGGCGGACTCATCGCGTGGCACGTGCGGCGTCGCCGCCAGGCAGTTGGGCCGGGCCCGCAGGACCGGAACGACTGA
- a CDS encoding SulP family inorganic anion transporter, whose translation MCGARGRDDFAASLVVFLVALPLCVGVAVASGVPAELGLVTGIVGGLVTGLLPGSSLQVSGPAAGLTVLVYEAVTAHGLAGLGVLVLAAGLLQLLMGVLRLGRWFRAISVAVVQGMLAGIGLLLIAGQLYVMADREAPDTGPSKIAGMPGLLADVFSSAQSMVALGLGLGTIAVLVGWKRLPPSMRLVPAPLVAVAVASATAAICDTPVAKVEVQGLLDAIQPPSADAFGLLTQLGVLGTVLAFALIASAESLFSAAAVDRLHAGPRTDYDKELIAQGAGNAVCGALGSLPLTAVIVRSAANVQAGARSKASRVLHGVWLLLFAALLPSALGVIPLSCLAGILVYSGAKLVPVKELIVLWRAHRGEAVIVVATAGMIVVANMFEGVLIGVALSVAKSAWDTSHLQVDVADGGVGVIRARLTGNATFLRLPAILDALEALPKDRPIELDLSGLRHLDHACLTALTTWADRHNTPGTAPVRLVPAEP comes from the coding sequence GTGTGCGGAGCAAGGGGTAGAGACGACTTCGCCGCATCTCTGGTGGTGTTCCTGGTCGCGCTGCCGCTGTGTGTGGGGGTGGCTGTCGCCTCCGGTGTTCCGGCCGAGCTGGGTCTGGTCACGGGAATCGTGGGAGGGCTGGTGACCGGATTGCTGCCGGGGAGCAGTCTCCAGGTCAGCGGCCCAGCGGCCGGCCTGACGGTGCTGGTCTACGAAGCCGTGACGGCTCACGGCCTCGCCGGCCTCGGTGTTCTCGTCCTCGCCGCCGGCCTGCTTCAGCTCCTCATGGGCGTACTCAGGCTGGGCCGCTGGTTCCGGGCCATCTCTGTGGCCGTCGTCCAAGGCATGCTCGCCGGCATCGGACTGCTGCTTATCGCCGGCCAGTTGTACGTCATGGCCGATCGCGAGGCGCCTGATACCGGGCCTTCCAAGATCGCCGGTATGCCCGGTCTGCTGGCCGATGTGTTCAGTTCCGCCCAGTCCATGGTGGCTCTCGGACTGGGCCTCGGGACGATCGCTGTCCTGGTCGGGTGGAAGCGCCTCCCTCCGTCGATGCGGCTCGTGCCCGCTCCGCTGGTCGCTGTCGCCGTCGCCTCCGCTACCGCCGCGATCTGCGACACGCCTGTCGCGAAGGTCGAGGTACAGGGGCTGCTGGACGCCATCCAGCCACCGAGCGCGGACGCATTCGGGCTGTTGACTCAGCTCGGCGTCCTCGGAACGGTGCTCGCGTTCGCCCTGATCGCATCGGCCGAAAGCCTGTTCAGCGCGGCGGCGGTGGACCGCCTCCACGCGGGACCACGCACGGATTACGACAAGGAACTCATCGCCCAGGGCGCCGGCAACGCGGTATGCGGTGCGCTCGGCTCGCTGCCCCTGACCGCGGTCATTGTCCGCAGCGCGGCCAATGTCCAGGCGGGCGCACGGAGCAAGGCGTCCAGAGTGCTGCACGGGGTATGGCTGTTGTTGTTCGCCGCGCTGCTGCCGTCGGCACTCGGTGTGATTCCGCTGTCCTGCCTCGCGGGCATCCTCGTCTACTCCGGCGCGAAGCTCGTCCCTGTCAAGGAGCTGATTGTGCTGTGGCGTGCGCACCGGGGCGAGGCAGTGATCGTGGTCGCCACGGCTGGGATGATCGTCGTGGCGAACATGTTCGAAGGCGTGCTGATCGGTGTTGCGCTCTCCGTGGCGAAGTCGGCGTGGGACACCTCTCACCTTCAGGTCGATGTCGCCGACGGAGGAGTCGGCGTGATCCGCGCGCGGCTGACGGGCAATGCGACGTTCCTCCGACTGCCGGCGATACTCGACGCCCTGGAGGCGCTGCCGAAGGACCGCCCGATCGAGCTCGACCTGTCGGGCCTGCGGCATCTGGACCATGCGTGCCTCACTGCCCTGACCACCTGGGCGGACAGACACAACACCCCGGGCACCGCCCCGGTCAGATTGGTCCCCGCGGAACCCTGA